One stretch of Streptomyces sp. NBC_01363 DNA includes these proteins:
- a CDS encoding ROK family transcriptional regulator, whose amino-acid sequence MSSPSDRNSAAASHSPGEVLALIGSGAVATRADIARVTGMARSTVSQRVDALIAHGLVDEDADGGSTGGRPPRRLALRTREHAVAGVDLGASHCRVALMDIGGTTLATHEEPLSIGDGPDSVLRHVERTVRALLEETHREPRTLRSIGVGVPGPVEFSTGRPVDPPIMPGWHQYPIPEFFASRFGVRALVDNDVNVMALGEQRRAFPDCRYLLYIKVGTGIGCGIVADGRLHRGAQGCAGDIGHIRVGDLDDPCRCGNSGCLEAVAGGASLAAKLVGLGLDAASGSDVVRLVQSGNRDAVRMVREAGRAVGEVLAGLVNFFNPDTVVMGGALAAVHDQLLAGVREAVYRRSHPLATQLLRIEPSRTGENAAAVGAGILAIEHALSPAQVNRLVAG is encoded by the coding sequence ATGTCTTCGCCGTCGGATCGCAATTCCGCTGCCGCATCGCACTCGCCGGGCGAGGTGCTCGCACTGATCGGTTCCGGGGCGGTGGCGACCCGTGCCGATATTGCCCGGGTCACCGGAATGGCCCGTTCGACGGTCTCCCAGCGGGTGGACGCGTTGATCGCGCACGGTCTCGTGGACGAGGACGCCGACGGCGGTTCCACCGGCGGCCGGCCGCCCCGGCGGCTGGCGCTGCGCACCCGTGAGCACGCGGTGGCCGGGGTGGATCTGGGGGCCTCGCACTGCCGGGTGGCGCTGATGGACATCGGTGGGACCACGCTCGCCACGCACGAGGAGCCGCTGTCGATCGGGGACGGCCCGGATTCCGTGCTGCGGCACGTGGAACGCACCGTGCGCGCCCTGCTGGAGGAGACGCACCGGGAGCCGAGGACGCTGCGGTCCATCGGCGTCGGGGTGCCGGGTCCGGTGGAGTTCTCCACCGGCCGTCCCGTCGATCCGCCGATCATGCCGGGCTGGCACCAGTACCCGATCCCGGAGTTCTTCGCCTCCCGGTTCGGGGTGCGGGCGCTCGTCGACAACGATGTGAACGTGATGGCGCTGGGCGAACAGCGACGCGCGTTCCCGGACTGCCGCTATCTGCTGTACATCAAGGTCGGTACGGGGATCGGCTGCGGAATCGTCGCCGACGGCAGGCTGCACCGGGGGGCGCAGGGGTGCGCGGGCGACATCGGCCATATCCGGGTCGGGGATCTCGACGATCCGTGCCGGTGCGGCAATTCGGGCTGCCTGGAGGCGGTCGCGGGCGGTGCGTCACTGGCGGCGAAGCTGGTCGGCCTGGGGCTGGACGCGGCATCGGGCAGCGATGTCGTGCGGCTGGTGCAGTCCGGCAACCGGGACGCCGTACGCATGGTGCGGGAGGCCGGGCGGGCGGTCGGCGAGGTCCTCGCCGGTCTGGTGAACTTCTTCAATCCGGACACGGTGGTGATGGGCGGCGCGCTGGCCGCCGTTCACGACCAGTTGCTCGCCGGGGTGCGGGAGGCGGTGTACCGGCGCTCGCATCCGCTGGCCACCCAGTTGCTGCGGATCGAGCCGAGCCGCACGGGTGAGAACGCGGCGGCGGTGGGGGCGGGGATTCTCGCCATCGAGCACGCCCTGTCTCCCGCGCAGGTGAACCGGCTGGTCGCGGGCTGA
- a CDS encoding ThuA domain-containing protein, with the protein MQRTFIALVGALLLALTALPATAATTGKAPAFRALLFTRAVGYVHASIPAGIQMFKEEAAAGGFEVVETADPAVFDTTKLKDFDVVVMLQNSGMVWDTDAQREAMQAYVRGGGGVVAIHNTLDMGIEETFPWWDEAINGGVHMPAHSPGVLQGTAKVADRVHPSTAGLPERWERPEEWYNFDRNPRGDVHVLVTADETTYNPGGSAMGADHPISWCRNTEGGRVWATAMGHDTASYSEAAFRTHVMGGVRWAAGNKPGDCGGTVWSGYEKVALDDNTADPMELDVAKDGRVFYVQRSGEVNIYDPATHATTTAGKLDVYTGGEDGLVGMELDPDFMKNHWIYLYYAPAGATEDVNRLSRFTVEGNTLDRASEKKLLDVPAYRDRTFPEPGHTGGAVEFGPDRTLYLGVGDDTPPNLDPNWQGYAPLDWREGKQMLDAARTAGNTDDLRGKILRIKPKNSGGYTIPKGNLFAPGTAKTRPEIYAMGFRNPFRFTVDPKTGYVHASDYGPDRGLPTTDRGPEGLVEYNVIKKAGNFGWPFCHGNNQAYAPYNPDTKEIGPKFDCANPVNPSPNNTGLTELPPIQQPEIWYGYGESKEFPEVGSGGSAPMSGPVYHYDRKNPSTTKFPAYFEGASFFYEWSRDFLKEVRFDKDQKVLKINDFLSTQKFNKPMDMTFGPDGSLYVLEWGSSFGGGNNDSGLYRIDYAQGQRAPVAKAAASVTDGPLPLKVDFSSRGSEDPDGDTLSYAWDFDGDGTYDSTEADPSHTYTAKGDFAAQLKVTDSTGRSGYANIPVTAGNTAPKVTIDFPVSGKLIEFGDKIPYKVTVTDPEDGPVDCSKVTVNPALGHDDHEHPTTDIPGCEGTVDTGDLGGHPEGADLTYVLNAKYTDKGGDGVSALVGYGRAVLQPKHKQAEYYDAQSGTRIVAQEGAENGKRIGDVSDGDWVAFDPMSVEGIGTVSYRLSSPNGVGAIELRADAADGPLLATTPVPNTGGWDNYQATSPVPVQELKGTHKLYLVFTSPQDNSFDVDAVDFKSP; encoded by the coding sequence ATGCAACGAACGTTCATCGCGCTGGTGGGCGCACTGCTCCTCGCGCTCACCGCACTGCCCGCGACCGCAGCCACCACCGGCAAGGCCCCCGCCTTCAGAGCCCTGCTCTTCACCCGCGCCGTCGGCTACGTGCACGCCTCCATCCCGGCCGGCATCCAGATGTTCAAGGAGGAAGCGGCCGCCGGCGGATTCGAGGTCGTCGAGACCGCCGACCCCGCGGTCTTCGACACCACGAAGCTCAAGGACTTCGACGTCGTCGTCATGCTGCAGAACTCCGGCATGGTCTGGGACACCGACGCCCAGCGCGAAGCGATGCAGGCCTACGTGCGCGGCGGTGGCGGCGTCGTCGCCATCCACAACACCCTCGACATGGGCATCGAGGAGACCTTCCCCTGGTGGGACGAGGCCATCAACGGCGGCGTCCACATGCCCGCCCACTCACCCGGCGTCCTCCAGGGCACCGCCAAGGTCGCCGACCGCGTCCACCCCTCCACCGCGGGACTCCCCGAACGCTGGGAGCGCCCCGAGGAGTGGTACAACTTCGACCGGAACCCCCGCGGTGACGTCCACGTCCTGGTCACCGCCGACGAAACCACGTACAACCCCGGCGGCTCCGCCATGGGCGCCGACCACCCGATCTCCTGGTGCCGCAACACCGAGGGCGGCAGGGTCTGGGCGACCGCCATGGGCCACGACACCGCCTCGTACAGCGAAGCCGCCTTCCGTACCCATGTCATGGGCGGCGTCAGGTGGGCCGCGGGCAACAAGCCCGGCGACTGCGGCGGCACCGTCTGGAGCGGCTACGAGAAGGTCGCACTCGACGACAACACCGCCGACCCGATGGAACTCGACGTGGCCAAGGACGGACGGGTCTTCTACGTCCAGCGCAGCGGCGAGGTCAACATCTACGACCCGGCGACCCACGCGACCACCACCGCCGGGAAGCTCGACGTCTACACCGGCGGCGAGGACGGCCTGGTCGGCATGGAACTCGACCCGGACTTCATGAAGAACCACTGGATCTACCTCTACTACGCCCCCGCGGGCGCCACCGAGGACGTCAACCGGCTCTCCCGCTTCACGGTCGAGGGCAACACCCTCGACCGCGCGAGCGAGAAGAAGCTTCTCGACGTCCCCGCCTACCGCGACCGCACCTTCCCCGAGCCCGGACACACCGGAGGGGCCGTCGAGTTCGGCCCCGACCGCACGCTCTACCTCGGCGTCGGCGACGACACCCCGCCCAACCTCGACCCGAACTGGCAGGGGTACGCCCCGCTCGACTGGCGCGAGGGCAAGCAGATGCTGGACGCCGCCCGCACCGCCGGCAACACCGACGACCTGCGCGGCAAGATCCTTCGCATCAAGCCCAAGAACTCAGGCGGCTACACCATTCCCAAGGGCAACCTCTTCGCCCCCGGCACGGCGAAGACCCGCCCCGAGATCTACGCCATGGGCTTCCGTAATCCCTTCCGCTTCACCGTCGACCCGAAGACCGGCTACGTCCACGCCTCCGACTACGGCCCCGACCGCGGACTGCCCACCACCGACCGGGGACCCGAGGGCCTCGTCGAGTACAACGTCATCAAGAAGGCAGGCAACTTCGGCTGGCCGTTCTGCCACGGCAACAACCAGGCATACGCCCCCTACAACCCGGACACCAAGGAAATCGGCCCGAAGTTCGACTGCGCCAACCCGGTCAACCCCTCGCCCAACAACACCGGACTGACCGAACTCCCGCCGATCCAGCAGCCGGAGATCTGGTACGGCTACGGGGAGTCGAAGGAATTCCCCGAGGTCGGCAGCGGCGGCTCGGCCCCGATGAGCGGCCCCGTCTACCACTACGACCGGAAGAACCCGTCCACCACGAAGTTCCCCGCCTACTTCGAGGGTGCGAGCTTCTTCTACGAGTGGTCACGCGACTTCCTCAAGGAAGTCCGCTTCGACAAGGACCAGAAGGTCCTGAAGATCAATGACTTCCTCTCCACCCAGAAGTTCAACAAGCCCATGGACATGACGTTCGGACCCGATGGTTCGCTCTACGTCCTCGAATGGGGCAGTTCCTTCGGCGGCGGCAACAACGACTCCGGGCTCTACCGCATCGACTATGCGCAGGGGCAGCGCGCACCGGTCGCCAAGGCCGCCGCCTCCGTCACCGACGGCCCCCTCCCGCTGAAGGTCGACTTCTCCAGCCGGGGCAGCGAGGACCCGGACGGCGACACGCTCAGCTACGCCTGGGACTTCGACGGCGACGGCACCTACGACTCCACCGAGGCGGACCCCAGCCACACCTACACGGCCAAGGGCGACTTCGCCGCCCAGCTGAAGGTGACCGACTCCACCGGTAGGTCCGGCTACGCCAACATCCCCGTCACGGCGGGCAACACGGCGCCGAAGGTGACCATCGACTTCCCGGTCAGCGGCAAACTCATCGAGTTCGGCGACAAGATCCCGTACAAGGTCACGGTCACCGATCCCGAGGACGGCCCGGTCGACTGCTCCAAGGTCACCGTCAATCCGGCCCTGGGCCACGACGACCACGAGCACCCCACCACCGACATCCCCGGCTGCGAAGGTACCGTGGACACCGGTGACCTGGGCGGCCACCCCGAAGGCGCGGACCTCACCTACGTACTCAACGCCAAGTACACCGACAAGGGCGGCGACGGCGTCTCCGCCCTTGTCGGCTACGGCCGCGCCGTGCTCCAGCCGAAGCACAAGCAGGCGGAGTACTACGACGCGCAGTCCGGCACCCGGATCGTCGCCCAGGAGGGAGCCGAGAACGGCAAGCGGATCGGAGACGTCTCCGACGGCGACTGGGTCGCCTTCGACCCGATGAGCGTCGAAGGCATCGGCACGGTCAGCTACCGGTTGTCCTCACCCAACGGGGTCGGCGCGATCGAACTGCGCGCGGACGCCGCCGACGGCCCGCTGCTCGCCACCACCCCGGTACCCAATACAGGCGGCTGGGACAACTACCAGGCGACTTCGCCCGTGCCCGTCCAGGAACTGAAGGGAACCCACAAGCTGTACCTCGTCTTCACGTCCCCGCAGGACAATTCCTTCGACGTGGACGCGGTCGACTTCAAGAGTCCCTGA
- a CDS encoding ABC transporter permease — translation MTTVAQAAAGRRVLRALTTGTPVYLLLAVLLAALALTDPGFYEPDRFLSFVKRAAPLVILAAGQYLVIVCGEFDLSVGAIVTAGVVVAAELYGSFPAAPWPLVTAVLLLAGALAGLVSGLITTLLRVPSFITTLGMMLILEGAVFFWTGGSPHGALPGEFRRLGRGTAFGWLPWAVLTCVVAGLLAVRLMRSDFGRTLLATGDSERAAALAGVRVARARTIAFVLSGVAAALAAVLVGGFSGVSAQAGRGYEFEAITAVVLGGVVLGGGRGSVVAAMAGAFSLQALFTLLNLQGVSGALESTVQGVIVIAAVALGAADWSRLRRRGTEPPGAKTS, via the coding sequence ATGACCACCGTCGCCCAGGCGGCCGCCGGCCGCCGTGTCCTGCGTGCCCTCACCACCGGCACACCCGTCTACCTCCTGCTCGCGGTGCTCCTCGCCGCGCTCGCCCTCACCGACCCGGGCTTCTACGAACCCGACCGCTTCCTCTCCTTCGTCAAGCGCGCCGCACCCCTGGTGATCCTCGCCGCCGGCCAGTACCTGGTCATCGTCTGCGGCGAGTTCGACCTCTCCGTCGGAGCGATCGTCACCGCCGGGGTGGTCGTCGCCGCCGAACTGTACGGTTCGTTCCCGGCCGCGCCCTGGCCGCTCGTCACCGCGGTGCTGCTGCTCGCCGGGGCCCTCGCCGGTCTCGTCAGCGGACTGATCACCACCCTGCTGCGCGTGCCCTCGTTCATCACCACGCTCGGCATGATGCTGATCCTCGAAGGTGCCGTCTTCTTCTGGACCGGAGGCTCCCCGCACGGCGCGCTGCCCGGGGAATTCCGCAGGCTGGGGCGAGGCACCGCGTTCGGCTGGCTGCCGTGGGCCGTGCTCACCTGCGTCGTCGCGGGACTCCTGGCCGTGCGCCTGATGCGTTCCGACTTCGGCCGTACGCTCCTCGCCACCGGCGACAGCGAACGAGCCGCGGCGCTGGCCGGAGTCCGGGTCGCGCGCGCCCGGACCATCGCCTTCGTGCTCTCCGGCGTCGCGGCGGCGCTCGCGGCCGTACTCGTCGGCGGCTTCTCTGGAGTCTCGGCGCAGGCCGGCCGGGGCTACGAGTTCGAGGCGATCACGGCCGTCGTGCTGGGCGGCGTGGTGCTCGGCGGTGGCCGGGGCTCCGTCGTCGCGGCGATGGCCGGGGCGTTCTCGCTCCAGGCACTGTTCACCCTGCTCAACCTCCAGGGCGTCTCCGGAGCCCTGGAATCGACCGTGCAAGGCGTCATCGTCATCGCCGCCGTCGCCCTCGGCGCAGCCGACTGGTCCCGGCTGCGCCGCCGCGGCACCGAACCCCCGGGAGCGAAAACCTCATGA
- a CDS encoding sugar ABC transporter ATP-binding protein, whose translation MLTMQGVSKSFLGVRVLEGVGLDLEAGEVHALVGENGAGKSTLMKILAGEHLPDAGTLTIDGTAHSFSHPAQAQAAGIGIIHQEFALLAHRTVAENVFLGREPTRYGLVDRRTMERRTAELLAELDETGITPRTPVHELSVARRQTVEIVKALASDVRILVMDEPTAALADHEVERLCALVRRLTARGLGILYVSHRLREVFDLSRRITVLKDGRRVTTLDTRDTDADTVVRAMVGRELGAYYPPRARPGEPGEARLTVSGGGNARISGIDLTLRAGEVVGVAGLQGSGRTSLARALFGVDPFTTGTMTVGGEPLRPARPREAVRAGIALVTEDRKGEGLALHQSVADNALLVTRAVPARGGPAARREVTALLERVRLHAHGDDQQVQYLSGGNQQKVVIAKWLAARPRVLLFDEPTRGVDVGAKAAIHTLVRELAREGLAVLIISSELPELIGMSDRILVMAEGRLAGELPAGAPEEAVMRVATGGDRAREGAA comes from the coding sequence ATGCTGACGATGCAGGGTGTGTCCAAGAGTTTTCTCGGGGTGCGTGTGCTCGAAGGGGTGGGGCTCGACCTCGAAGCCGGAGAAGTGCATGCCCTGGTGGGGGAGAACGGTGCGGGAAAGTCGACTCTGATGAAGATCCTCGCGGGCGAGCACTTACCCGACGCGGGAACCCTCACCATCGACGGCACCGCTCACTCCTTCAGCCACCCGGCCCAGGCCCAGGCCGCCGGGATCGGCATCATCCACCAGGAGTTCGCGCTCCTGGCGCACCGCACGGTCGCCGAGAACGTCTTCCTCGGCCGCGAACCGACCCGGTACGGACTCGTCGACCGACGCACCATGGAGCGGCGCACCGCCGAACTCCTCGCCGAGCTCGACGAGACCGGCATCACCCCCCGGACCCCCGTCCACGAGCTGTCCGTCGCACGCCGGCAGACCGTGGAGATCGTCAAGGCCCTCGCATCCGACGTCCGCATCCTGGTGATGGACGAACCCACCGCCGCACTCGCCGACCACGAGGTCGAGCGGCTCTGCGCACTGGTCCGCCGCCTGACCGCCCGCGGACTCGGCATCCTCTACGTCTCGCACCGGCTCCGCGAGGTCTTCGACCTCTCGCGGCGCATCACCGTCCTCAAGGACGGCCGCCGCGTCACCACCCTCGACACCCGCGACACCGACGCCGACACGGTGGTGCGCGCCATGGTCGGACGGGAACTCGGCGCCTACTACCCGCCCAGGGCCCGCCCGGGAGAGCCCGGCGAGGCGCGGCTCACGGTGAGCGGCGGCGGCAACGCCCGGATCTCCGGCATCGATCTGACCCTGCGGGCCGGCGAGGTCGTCGGCGTCGCCGGTCTCCAGGGCTCCGGCCGCACCTCCCTCGCCCGCGCCCTCTTCGGCGTCGACCCCTTCACCACGGGCACCATGACCGTCGGCGGGGAGCCGCTGCGCCCGGCACGCCCCCGGGAAGCCGTCCGGGCCGGAATCGCCCTGGTCACCGAGGACCGCAAGGGGGAGGGCCTCGCGCTGCACCAGTCGGTGGCCGACAACGCGCTGCTCGTGACCCGCGCCGTCCCCGCGCGCGGCGGACCGGCCGCGCGCCGCGAGGTGACCGCGCTGCTGGAACGCGTACGCCTCCACGCCCACGGCGACGACCAGCAGGTCCAGTACCTGTCCGGCGGCAATCAGCAGAAGGTCGTCATCGCCAAATGGCTCGCCGCCCGCCCCCGGGTGCTCCTCTTCGACGAGCCGACCCGCGGCGTCGACGTCGGCGCCAAGGCGGCCATCCACACCCTCGTGAGGGAACTGGCACGCGAGGGCCTCGCCGTACTGATCATCTCCTCCGAACTGCCCGAACTGATCGGCATGAGCGACCGCATCCTCGTCATGGCCGAAGGCCGCCTGGCCGGTGAACTGCCCGCCGGTGCCCCGGAAGAGGCCGTCATGCGCGTCGCCACCGGCGGCGACCGCGCACGGGAGGGAGCAGCATGA
- a CDS encoding sugar phosphate isomerase/epimerase yields the protein MTAAFPLGANPWIWHSPVTYETLGDVLPRLSGWGFDCVEIPLENERDWAPASVAKLLDASGLAPAAVIAVMPPGRDLVRTDPQTVRVTQDYLYRCVDAARALDAPAVAGPMYAAVGRTWRMDRNERAAAYEELRENLAPVVEHARAAGVRLAVEPLNRYETSLLNTVDQTLEALTGLPEATIGLALDVYHQNIEERSLSDAVRRAAGRIVHVQVCANDRGTPGADCLDWPGFLAALTTSGYWGPLCIESFTAHNDAIAVAASVWRPLAGTQDSIATDGLAFLRRALRAVPAPPPDPARPQPAERTRS from the coding sequence GTGACCGCCGCCTTCCCGCTCGGTGCCAATCCGTGGATCTGGCACTCGCCGGTGACGTACGAAACGCTCGGTGACGTCCTGCCGCGGCTGTCCGGGTGGGGCTTCGACTGCGTCGAGATCCCGCTGGAGAACGAACGGGACTGGGCGCCCGCATCCGTCGCCAAGCTCCTCGACGCCTCCGGCCTCGCCCCCGCCGCGGTGATCGCCGTCATGCCGCCCGGCCGCGACCTGGTCCGCACCGATCCGCAGACCGTCCGGGTCACCCAGGACTACCTGTACCGGTGCGTCGACGCCGCCCGCGCCCTCGACGCCCCCGCCGTCGCCGGACCCATGTACGCGGCGGTGGGCCGGACCTGGCGGATGGACCGCAACGAACGCGCCGCGGCGTACGAGGAGTTGCGCGAGAACCTCGCCCCGGTCGTCGAACACGCCCGCGCGGCGGGGGTGCGCCTCGCCGTGGAGCCCCTCAACCGGTACGAGACGAGCCTGCTGAACACCGTCGACCAGACCCTCGAAGCGCTGACCGGGCTCCCCGAGGCCACCATCGGCCTCGCGCTCGACGTCTACCACCAGAACATCGAGGAACGCTCGCTGTCCGACGCCGTGCGCCGCGCGGCCGGCCGTATCGTCCATGTCCAGGTGTGCGCCAACGACCGGGGCACGCCCGGCGCCGACTGTCTCGACTGGCCCGGCTTCCTCGCCGCGCTCACCACGAGCGGCTACTGGGGCCCGCTCTGCATCGAGTCGTTCACCGCGCACAACGACGCCATCGCGGTCGCCGCCTCGGTCTGGCGGCCGCTCGCCGGTACCCAGGACAGCATCGCGACCGACGGCCTGGCCTTTCTGCGCCGCGCTCTGAGGGCTGTCCCGGCACCACCCCCTGACCCCGCTCGTCCGCAACCCGCAGAGAGGACCCGCTCGTGA
- a CDS encoding ABC transporter permease gives MTALRPDLSTRPRANPPRTARPRPSGPVAGVWLAALAVTVLGWIAVAARGGDFLTVTNVVTILQNCVALGLVAVGQSVVILTGSLDLSVAYLISLGTLVAAETMKSAGVLVAVIAVLALCAAVGLANGLIVTGLKVNAFIATLGTAFILRGWIEDNYTGPAGKVPASFQHLGYDRIGPVPVSLFLLLAVAVALWLITRRTRLGHHMYATGGDEHAARLSGVRTRRTVIAAHLLCSLCVGAAALFLAARLGAGAPWAGTEARYDLESIAAVVLGGTALAGGRGGAAGTLGGVLVLAVLDSVFNQLSVDPFFKNVVRGVVIIAAVALYARGRRTPQERTA, from the coding sequence ATGACCGCGCTACGGCCCGACTTGAGCACCCGGCCCCGTGCCAACCCGCCACGGACGGCCCGGCCGCGCCCCAGCGGCCCCGTGGCCGGGGTCTGGCTCGCCGCCCTCGCCGTCACCGTGCTCGGCTGGATCGCCGTCGCGGCCCGCGGCGGGGACTTCCTGACCGTGACCAACGTCGTCACGATCCTCCAGAACTGTGTCGCCCTCGGGCTCGTGGCCGTCGGCCAGTCCGTCGTCATCCTCACCGGATCGCTCGACCTCTCCGTCGCCTACCTCATCAGCCTGGGCACCCTCGTCGCCGCGGAGACGATGAAGAGCGCCGGCGTGCTCGTCGCCGTCATCGCCGTCCTCGCGCTCTGCGCCGCCGTCGGCCTGGCCAACGGGCTGATCGTCACCGGCCTCAAGGTCAACGCGTTCATCGCCACCCTCGGCACGGCCTTCATCCTGCGCGGCTGGATCGAGGACAACTACACCGGCCCCGCGGGCAAGGTCCCCGCCTCCTTCCAGCACCTCGGCTACGACCGGATCGGACCGGTTCCCGTCTCCCTCTTCCTCCTCCTCGCGGTCGCCGTCGCCCTCTGGCTGATCACCCGCCGCACCCGACTCGGCCACCACATGTATGCGACCGGCGGTGACGAGCACGCCGCCCGGCTCTCCGGCGTCCGCACCCGGCGCACCGTCATCGCCGCACACCTCCTGTGCTCGCTCTGTGTCGGCGCGGCGGCCCTCTTCCTCGCCGCCCGGCTCGGCGCCGGGGCTCCCTGGGCGGGCACGGAGGCCCGCTACGACCTGGAGTCCATCGCCGCCGTCGTCCTCGGCGGCACCGCGCTCGCCGGAGGGCGCGGGGGAGCGGCGGGCACCCTCGGCGGAGTCCTCGTCCTCGCCGTGCTCGACAGCGTCTTCAACCAGCTGTCCGTGGACCCGTTCTTCAAGAACGTCGTCCGCGGCGTCGTCATCATCGCGGCCGTCGCCCTCTACGCGCGGGGCCGCCGCACCCCACAGGAGAGGACCGCATGA
- a CDS encoding ABC transporter substrate-binding protein — translation MSTRKFGHVLAPVAVMLGAALLAGCTSDAPPDAPAARASGSTGDPGTGEQSKFFDRAEYERQLGLAEVTPQGPAGKPWEQMLGPKLVDTTQYRKKGSGGIRLCFSNAGVFNPWRQVGLKNMRAEAALHKEITGFTVLDAQGKDDKQISDIQELAGQDCDALIVSPNTTATLTPAVEQACGKVPVIVFDRGVETDCAVTFINPIGGYGYGAVAADFLVGKVKPKGKILALRISPGVDVLETRWSAAKLAFDKSGLDVVDVKFTDGDPAKTKAIVTDALTRNGDIDGVWMDSGATSVAAVEAFEDAGKDVPPITGEDQQDFLQVWKEKKLTAIAPSYPTFQWRTPVIAALKILRGERVPKEWKLPQPTVTQDTLDQYYKPGMPPLHYAMCGCENLPGFPEKWGGKK, via the coding sequence ATGAGCACGCGAAAGTTCGGACATGTCCTCGCGCCGGTCGCCGTCATGCTGGGCGCGGCCCTGCTGGCCGGCTGCACGAGCGACGCACCGCCCGACGCGCCCGCAGCCCGAGCGAGCGGCAGCACGGGCGACCCGGGTACCGGCGAGCAGTCGAAGTTCTTCGACCGGGCCGAGTACGAGCGCCAGCTCGGCCTCGCCGAGGTGACCCCGCAGGGGCCCGCCGGAAAACCGTGGGAGCAGATGCTCGGCCCGAAGCTCGTCGACACCACCCAGTACCGGAAGAAGGGATCCGGGGGAATCCGTCTCTGCTTCTCCAACGCCGGAGTCTTCAACCCCTGGCGCCAGGTCGGCCTGAAGAACATGCGGGCCGAGGCCGCACTCCACAAGGAGATCACCGGCTTCACCGTGCTCGACGCACAGGGCAAGGACGACAAGCAGATCTCCGACATCCAGGAACTCGCCGGCCAGGACTGCGACGCCCTGATCGTCTCCCCGAACACCACGGCCACCCTCACCCCCGCCGTCGAGCAGGCCTGCGGAAAGGTGCCCGTCATCGTCTTCGACCGGGGTGTCGAGACCGACTGCGCCGTCACCTTCATCAACCCGATCGGCGGTTACGGATACGGGGCGGTCGCCGCCGACTTCCTCGTCGGGAAGGTGAAGCCCAAGGGGAAGATCCTCGCCCTGCGGATCTCCCCGGGAGTCGATGTGCTGGAGACCCGCTGGTCGGCGGCGAAGCTCGCGTTCGACAAGAGCGGACTCGACGTCGTGGACGTGAAGTTCACCGACGGCGACCCGGCGAAGACCAAGGCGATCGTCACCGACGCCCTCACCCGCAACGGCGACATCGACGGCGTCTGGATGGACTCCGGGGCGACCTCCGTCGCCGCCGTCGAGGCATTCGAGGACGCCGGAAAGGACGTACCGCCCATCACCGGCGAGGACCAGCAGGACTTCCTCCAGGTCTGGAAGGAGAAGAAACTCACCGCCATCGCCCCCTCGTACCCCACCTTCCAGTGGCGCACCCCGGTCATCGCCGCGCTGAAGATCCTCAGGGGGGAGCGGGTCCCGAAGGAGTGGAAGCTTCCGCAGCCCACCGTCACGCAGGACACCCTCGACCAGTACTACAAGCCCGGCATGCCGCCCCTGCACTACGCGATGTGCGGCTGCGAGAACCTGCCCGGGTTCCCGGAGAAGTGGGGAGGAAAGAAGTGA